tctctcccgagcccgtacgagagttgtagcaatgagacaagatagtagctactacaacaattggataccacgaaattggggagaaaaaggggtcaatttaaaaaaaaaatgaaatagtgGAGAGaacgctgtgttcttggggatcttcaatgctgcagaaatgttttggtacccttctccagatctgtgcctcgacataatcctgtctcggagctctacagacaattccttcgacctcatggcttggtttttgctcttacatgcactgtcaactgtaggaccttatatagacaggtgtgtgcctttctaaatcatatcCAGTCAATTGACCACAGGCGGACTCATATCAatgtgtagaaacatctcaaggatgatcaatggaaaccaggAAACCTAAATtttgagtctcacagcaaagggtctgaatacttatgtaaataaggtatttcggtTTTTATTTGTAATTCTTTATATCTAAAAACCCATtttcgttttgtcattatggggtattgtgtgtagattgatgatagaaaaaaaaacatttaatcaatttaagtaactgtaacataacaaatgtggaataagtcaaggggtctgaatcatttccgaaggcactgtatataaaagtatgtgaacacccatTAAAATTGGTTGATTCTGCTGTTTCAGTTACACCCATttttgacaggtgtataaaattgagcacacaggcagtagaatggccttactgaagagctcagttactttcaacgtggcaccgtcataggatgccacctttccaacaagtcagttcatcaaatttctgccgtggtcaactgtaagtgctgttattgtgaattggaaacATCTAGGCTCAaccacgaagtggtaggctacacaagctcacagaacgggactgtcGAGTGCTGAAGTGGGTAAAAATCGTcagtcctcagttgcaacactcactaccgagttccaaagtgcctctggaagcaatgtcaacacaagaactgttcgtcaggagcattatgaaatgggtttccatggccgagtagcCTCACACAACTAAAATCACTatgagcaatgccaagcgtcagctggtgtggtgtaaagctcaGCGCCAtttgagcagtggaaacgcgttctctggagtgatgaatcacgcttcaccatctggtagtcctatggacgaatttgggtttggcggatgccagaaaAACACTACCTatctgaatgcatagtgccaactgtaaagtttggtggaggagtaataattgtgtggggctgtttttcatggttcgggctaggccacttagttccagtgaaggaaaatcttaactctacagcatacaatgacattctagatgataatgtgcttccaactttgtggcaacagcttggagaaggccctttcctgtttcagcattacaATGCCCCTGTACAGTGGcagttctagcttgtatggctccaAGGGCGAACCTccccaacaacaaaaaaaagcacAATTCTGCATTAACTGTAATTTTTATTAAGatttggaacaacacaaataaataatcagaacatttaaaactatataaaAATATATGCAAAAATAAGTAACAAAAATAAGTAACAAAGACAAATGGAAACAAATTTGTGTTGATTTGGCActcgagcatcaatacattacccatcccccaacactgtcaaccaaaagtcaagactaaaccaattcaccctgctggtgtgcagactggttttatattattcttaatGATTTCACACAAACCAGAAGAAACAATATGTCTGTGAAACTATATattcaattaattgtggtttatttggtagcattttgtagtgtgactgatttgactaattgcattagtactgtatAAAGTTAGAGGTgtgctatttgatagattcccccgctCCCCCCACCTCGgacttccagtggggagacctgaggtcaacctaacCCCGCCCCCCAccccatctcgtacttctgagtggatgaccttcccaggcagtagcctgcctagctcacaaactagaatcagggcgctcactccgacaaggttaattgacccacagtcccacacggtgacaaaatatcattgacgtgacgtgcaaatgagcgatagaaaaccgaTCACGCAAATTCATATTTTTATTGTTTGTGCGGGCGCCCTGTGGAGCCCCAGGCAAGATGCCGCCCCGGgcggctgcccatgtcgcctatacctaaatccgccactgcccccatgcacaaagcgaggtccatatagaaatggtttgtcgagatcggagtggaagaacttgactggcctgcatagagtcctgtcctcaaccccatcgaacaccttttgagatgaattggaacgccaactgcgagccaggtctaatcgcccaacatccgtgcccgacctcacaaatgctcttgtggctgaatggaagcaagtccctgcagaaatgttccaacatctagtggaaagccttccctgaagagtggaggctgttatagcagtaaataGGTGGtttgagatgttcgacaagcaggtgtccacatacttttggtaatgtactGTAGATGGCTGACTCAGTGATGAAGATGTTTCCTATGGGGAGCAAAACAGTAATGATAGTGAGAGTGAACAATGTGTGCTTGTGTTTTAGAGGCAATGCGAGTGTGGAGCTGACAAGTAACAGTTTGCTCTCAGTGTTTCTATGAATAAGAGCCCTTATCACCAAGTTGTACCCAGACTGGTCCATGATGTCACCACATACAGTGCAATTGGTACTGTGGCACTGAACATGACCAAAGAGGTGGTGAATGGAATAGAATGTGTCACACATTGTCTTCAATACTATGGTCATGTACATCTTCAGTGCTTATTGTTATTGACAAAGTAGTGCTGTAGAAAGTTGGATATATAATCATTACATtaccctccatctatccattcGGCCCTACGTTCAGCCATGTGCTACTGGCTTTAACTACTAGAACCTTGTGACAAAGCCTATCCCGTCATACTGTGTGTGGGACAGGCTCTAGTCTAGAGTATTGTCCAGACCAGAACCATGCAGTTAGGTTTATCGAGGCTAAGTACTCTGGTCTGGAGTATGGCCCAGTCAGTCCAGAGGCCAGGGAGTCATATACCCTTTTTAAAATCTACTTAGCCAAACTGAGCTGAGCTGTATCATGTTGGCTACAGTACACCGACCATCCACCATAGGTGATGGAACCGTGCTGgaaaaattaagaaaaaaagAGCCAGCCAGCACAGTATGGTTCAGGTTGGAATGATATTGTGAAAGAATAATAGAGGCTTAGAAGCCAGCAGGCCGCACAGGTCACATATTCTTGGTTTCGTAGtgaaaagaggagggagggagaaggagaggaagacaggatgtGATGTTTCAAAAGATGTGGGCTGGGTGCACTGACTCTAACCCCCCTTCCCTCTCAAAAAAAAAGGATTGTGTCAAATTCTATTTCAATAAGCCTCCAGTTATTTATTGATGCTCTCTTGAAAAACTATTAACTTCACAGGAATAGCATTGTATTTTCTCTGAGGTCTAAATGGCAGTTGAAACATTGTTGTGCGTGTGAGAACCACTCTTGAATGACATTTTTATGGGTAAATCATAGATATTGTagcaaccctaacccaacacttAGCGATCTTGTCAAAGGGTTCAGATCTCGTTGTAACGGCTAAGGTGTTGGCTTGCCAGTCGCGGGACCAGGGTTTGAGTTCTGGTCGGGGCTACCCCCCAAATTCCCTAGAATATGTAAACTAACTTTTTTGCTTTTTATAGAAGACTAAAATACTTTCATGATTCAGCTTTTGTGTTTCAGTTCCTTCATAAACCGGCAAAGTATTTCTCTTTTTACTGTACGacatctgtctgacagagacaagTCACCGTTTTTAAAAGGATCTACCAAAGATTTAAACTTGATATGTAACTTATTTTCAATATACATTTTGTTGTATCTCATCGACAGTGCCGTGAAACTCTTGATACTGattgttatcagatcttcaaccaaaacctaatattagataaagggaacctgagtttacaaataacaaaaaaaGTTATTTTCCAGCGTttaaaagtaattgcccccttacactcaataacgggttgtgccacctttagctgcaatgacagcaaccaaatgcttcctgtacAGTGAGGGAGAAAactatttgatcccctgctgatttgtaccactgacaaagaaatgatcagtctataattttaatggtaggtttatttgaacagtgagagacagaataacaaaaaaatccagaaaaacacatcaaAACTGTTATAAAATTAGTTGCATTTTAAtaagggaaataagtatttgacccctctgcaaaacatgacttagtgcttggtggcaaaacccagacgtttcttgtagttggccaccaggtttgcacacatctcagaagggattttgtcccactcctctttgcagatcttctccaagtaattaaggttttgaggctgacgtttggcaactcgaaccttcaactccctccacagatttttttatgggattaagatctggagactggctaggccactccaggaccttaatgtgcttcttcttgagccactcctttgttgtctgggccatgtgttttgggtcattgtcatgctggaatacccatccacgacccattttcaatgccctggctaagggaaggaggttctcaccctagatttgacggtacatggccccgtccatcgtccctttgatgcggtgaagttgtcctgtccccttagcagaaaaacacccccaaagcataatgtttccacctccatgtttgacggtggggatggtgttccttctcctccaagcattcctcctcctccaaacacggcaagttgagttgatgccaaagagcaccattttggtctcatctgaccacaacactttcacccactTGTccttggcaaacttcagacgggcatgtttatgtgctttcttgagcagggagaccttgcgggcgctgcaggatttcagtctttcacggcgtagtgtgttactaattgttttcttggtgactatggtcccagctgccttgagatcattgacaagatcctcccgtgtagttctgggctgattcctcaccgttctcatgatcattgcaactccatgaGGTGAGatattgcatggagccccaggccgtgtgagattgacagttcttttgtgtttcttccatttgcgaataatcgcaccaactgttgtcaccttctcaccaagctgctggGCGATGGTCTTGTAaaccattccagccttgtgtaggtctacaatcttgtccctgacatccttggagagctctttggtctttgccatggtggagagtttggaatctgattgattgagtgattgcttctgtggacaggtgtcttttatacaggtaacaaactgagattaggatcCCTCCCTttgagtgtgctcctaatctcagctcgttacctatATAAAAGACACAtgtgagccagaaatctttctgattgagagggggtcaaatacttatttccatcattaaaatgcaaatcaatttataatatATTTGATATGCATTTTTcagatttgtttgtttgttattctgtctctcgctgttcaaataaacctaccattaaaattatagactgataatttctttgtcagtgggcaaacgtacaagatcagtaggggatcaaatacttttttccctcactgtagttGATCAGTttctcacatcgctgtggaggaattgttgcccactcttgcatgcagaactgctttaactcagcaacATCTGTGGGTTTTCAAGCGAGAACTGCTCGTTCCAAGTCCTGCCACAATTTCTCCATCGGGATtaagtctggactttgactacGCCATTCTAAAACGTCAAATTTtttgatttttaaccattttaatgtagacttgattgtgtgttttgcattgtcttgctgcatgacccagctgtgcTTCCACaagttcttactgtggaatgcagtgtttggtttttgcCATAGTGGGACCCATCTCATCCAAAAAGTTGACCaaaaagcacctggatgatcatcaagactctttGAAGAATGTTTTATAGACAGATCAGTCAAAAGTGTAACTTTTATGCCTgccgaaaaccaaacactgcattccacagtttGAACCTTTAACCAACAGTCaagaatggtggtggtagtacgatggtgatgctttgctgcctcaggacctggacaacttgccttaatagaaggaaccatgaatgtgtgtgtgtgtgtgtgctaaggtgcggagaatcagagcaggtggtcagtccagtccaattatttaacagtctgatggcttgtagatagaaactgtctctgtgcctgtgggtatcagacctcatgctccgatACTGTTTGCCCGACGACAAGGGAGTGAACAGCCCTCACAACCCTGTCGTTTGTGTGTTCTAGGTCCTATCACATAACTTGTGTACGGTTCTGTCCATCCCTCACGACCCGGTGGCTCTGGAAGAACATTTCAGGGATGATGACGATGGACCGGTCTCCAGCCAGGGGTACATGCCTTACCTCAACAAATACATACTGGACAAGGTAAAGTcatgtacacaaacacacccaagtCACCTGACATTTTTGCCTCAGTCGTTCCTTTTCTTTTGTTTGTGTACCCAGATGCCACCACTTGGTTTATACAGAAGGAAAAGAGAGCTAAAAGAAATGCTAGGTACATTTTCCTTACTCAGTGCTGTTTTATTATGCCTCACAGGTTGAAGAGGGCTGTTTTGTGAAAGAACAGGTTGATGAACTGTGCTGGACTCTCACTGCTAAGAAGAACTACAAACCGGCGAAGGACAATAAGAACGTGTTGCCAGGGAAAGATGCCTTTCATCTCTGGAGTCTGTTTAACTTTCTGTCAGAGGATAAATACCCTCTCGTTATGGTTCCTGATGAGGTGAGTTATGTATACAAAGCATGCTGTGTTCTGTAGCGTATTTTACAACAAATTCACCTAGAATATAGTGGATGGATGCTAATACATTTAGTCACTTAAAAACCGCTGTAACCAAATCCAAACACTCATTCTAATTGTAGTATTTAAttgtaggggcagcaggtagcctagcggttaagctCGTTGGACCAATAACCGAAAGGTCTCTAGTTCAAATCGCAGACTTGTtcggtgaaaaatctgtctgtgcccttgagcaaggcacttttattttttttaacctttatttaaccaggcaagtcagttaagaacaaattcttattttcaatgacggcctaggaacagtgggttaactgcctgttcaggggcagaacgacagatttgtaccttgtcagctcgggggtttgaactcacaaccttccggttactagtccaacgctctaaccactaggctacacttaACCATAATTGAtcatgtaagtcactctggataagagcgtctgctaaattacttaaatgtaaaatgtagtaTTTATCTGCCAAACCTCTATACAGCCTgctctcatagactagacgtaacatagtaaatgtaaatcagtatgatatgttacatttggtaaggttacttaaggcaaaaacaaaagtaggGAGGTTGGGCGTGCGTGTAACGCGAACATCTAGAAACCCAAAGTTTGAATTCGTATCTCATTATGGACAactttagcaacttttcaactacttattacttttgagctactttgcaactacttagcatgttagctaacccttcccctaaccttaacccttcctctaaccctttaacctaactcctaaacttaacccctaacccctagtctCGCTAATGTTAGCCAGATtactaatgttagccacctagccatccagctagaatttgtaacatattataTGTTTTggaaattcgtaacatataatacgaattgtaatttgtaacaacTTACGTAATGGGTGATGgatatccacaaatgaatacataacatacaaaacgtaacatacagtatcatactaaATAGTGTCAGAATTACATatagaataatacgaaatgctctgagagaGGGTTGCTAAATATAGCAAACCCGTGAGGACTGTTTTTCTTCCTACTGATTGCTGTGTGTCTTTCAATACCTAAATATGGGCTTGTATGTCACTTGTAGCATGGCTTTTGGTTTCAGCCTGTAGTCTGTTTTTCACAACTGGTGTTGGCAGTATGATTGTGATAAGCCACAGATTTCACAGATTTCAGAGCAGGGCACTACAGTGCCTCAGAGTAACAACCAGCAGTCGGGGTGGTTTCACTGAAAACAAAAGCATAGGTTACATTATCATCCAAATATTATCTTGAGTCGTGACGGACTATTAAAATAAACAAGATCGAGATTGAGACTCAGATTATAAACCAATTacaaaacaattgaaaggcaaccATTCCCCCCATAAACCAATTCATCCCTTTTACAAACAAATTATTTGTGTTTTGTTTGAATTATTCAGGTGGAATATCTCCTGAAGAAGATTTGCATGGCCATGAGTGTTGAGCTCAACTGTGTGGAGCTGGAAGACTTCATCTCCCAGGATGCAGTGCGACAGAATGGTTTCACTGTCTGGTCCTTCCTGGAGATGATGAACACTGGGAAGATAACCAGAGGCATGGGCCAGGAAATCACCAGCATGGCCATAGAGGAGGTCTACAGGGAGATAGTTGCTGATGTCCTTAAAGAGGTAGGGTACTTaaaaacaacagaacaacaatacAGCATCTCTatactgtctgcctgtctgaatTTCTTGCCATCTGCCTACCTGCCTGTGACCTCCAATTCTGTTTCAGTGACGTGTGTTGATTGTGTCAGTTCTGTGTGGGTTGACTCTGTTGCCTACAGGGGTACCTGTGGAAAAAGAGTCAGCTGAGGAGGAACTGGAAGGAGCGCTGGTTCACCCTGAGGCCGATTACCCTGGATTACTACACCAGTGAGGACCGCAAGGAGCGCCAGGGAAGCATTGCTCTGGATGGGAACTGCTGTGTGGAGGTAGGCTGGGTTTGAGGTGGGGTGGGACCTGGGGTGGGGCAGTGGGGACAGGCACAGCTGAGATGGGCTCCTTTTTGAGAATGGGTGACAGATAGGAATAACTTATTCAATCAGAGCTACAGGGTAAACACATCCCTCCCTCATATGCTTAATTTGAAATAGCTAAAAATAGAATGGATTTACAATGAATGTAcaacaaatatatatacattgtGCTAATGTGTCACAATGAGTACTTCTCCTGTTGATCAGGTGCTGCCAGACCGTGATGGGAAGAGGTGTATGTTCTGTCTGAAAACTCTGTCCAAGACCTACGAGATGAGTGCCTCGGACACCAAGCAGAGACAGGAATGGACTGCAGGTACCACAATCAATAATTTGTTAATTGAGCATTTACATGTTGTTGACACAATTATTTAGGGATATGATGAATTACCAAGCTTATAACAACTATCATACTTATGACAAAAGTAGTGAAGGCAACAATTCCCCCTGCCCTATATGTTGGGTTGATTACTGGGTTGATTATTCAAAGTCAAGCAGTAAGCATATACTGAGTACTGACATCCTGTCCCTCCCTTCACCCCCAGCCATTCAGACAGCCATCCGTCTACACACTGAAGGGAAGACCTCTCTCCACAAGGACCTGAAGCTGaagaggagggagcagagggagcagcGGGAGAAGAGGCGGCTGGCCAAGGAGGAGGAGCAGCAACGTTTTCAGGCTCTGCAGGAGGAGAAGGAGCGTAAGCTGGCCGAGCTGGAGCTCCTAAAGGAGGCGCAGAGGCAGGCCCAAGCCCTCCTGGAGCAGGACGAGATGAGACGGCGCCAGCATCATGAGGAGATGCAACAGGCCCTGGAGGTGCAGCTCCGCGAGGCAAAGGAGGTGAAGACTGGGAGGGGCAGGGGTATAGGAAGTGTAcgggggaggagagggtggagggaagagaggagtgtgGTTGCTTGGAGGAGAAAGGTGGAGGAGTGTTGATGAATGGAGAAGAGTGACGACTGCACAATGTTTACCTGTGTCGCGCAGGAGAAGGGTGGAGGTTGATTCAGACTGGAGGAGTGGGTGTTTAGATGTTCCATGCTGATGTGGGTCTCCTCTTCCAGTCGCGGGCCACCATGCAGGCAGAGATGGttctgaaggaggaggaggcggagcgGCAGAGGAAGAGGATCAAGGAGCTGGAGGAGATGCAGACAAGTCTGGAGGAGGCTCTACAGCAGGAGATCAAAGCTCGGCGGGACGAAGAGGTCTTTCGATACGCACAGACTGGGTaaagggatacacacacacacacacacgcacgtaggCAGttacccacgcacgcacgcaacacactctcgcatacacacacacacaggctgaggGCAGGGTGCTGGACACACTCAGACATTGTTTCGCTCACACTGACTCACAAACCTAGTACCCTCACTACTTTGCTTACAAGACACAGGCTCATTTTAGGGCTTGCTGTCATCGTGTGAGAAGGCACCAAGTTGGCACGTAAAAGCTGCATGTCTTTTTACAGAGCACAgtacacagcagagagatagaTGGTGTTAAGAGAAGCCGATTGCTGTTGAAGAGAGGCTGTTGCATTAGTTAGGTTCCTGAGGAAGTTGAGTTTAACAGAGGAAGTTGTCTAGCTACGATCTGTAGGATCTGTTGACACTGATAGGGTGTTCATGGTGTGTCTGTCACAATCTGACATGTAAGAATAAGCAGTGTGCTTTGATGCATTTATTCACTGACTGCTCGATGGGAAACATACAGATCCTAACCTGTTCTATTTAATTTTGTGACTGCAAATACAAGGCAGCTATAGCATACAAATATGAAGCAATACATTAAAGGCTCATatatgctttttttttttaaacataacattgtacagtatataatgaAAGGTAATGGAGATAAGCAACAGCGTTAGGGGGCGCCTGTGTTTTACTGGACACTTTTTGAGAGACGATTGCGAGGTCAAGAGTTTGCATGTGTCACGTTTCTAAAAACATTAAATGTGTCTCGTCCAACTTCTTACCACACAATGCCATATCTACTGTATGTCTTCCAGTTAAAGATTTTCTATTTGTCCTATACGTTTATTGTACAGTTTGCTGTCTGAGGAGGAGGACAAGATGAAGGCCCTGATGGCGCTgcaagaggagcaggaggagtacATCCTGAAGACCCAGAGGGAGAAGCAGGAGCTAAGGCAAGAGATGGAGAACAAGTCCCGCGCTCTTGAGGAGGCCCAAAGGCAGCTGGAGGAGGTCAGGGCCAACCGCTACAGGGTCGACCAGGACGTTGTGGTAAGTGCAGagatacactatataatataaatacCTGTGCATAAtgttatagttatatagtgatgAGTCACCACACCGTTAATGGTACTTCAAAACAGCCCTGGCTATTTGGGTATCACATCCcaatgggcacagacgtcagttcaacgtctagtttcgatttacatttggttgagttgtcaactatgGTGAATTTAACATGAAATTACAAATATTCACCATGTCATTGGCTTTAGGTTCAAAATTgtgagaaaaaaatacaaaatgccATGGTCGATCCAATtatttttccacattgattcaacgtgGTCACAGATTTTCTGGGTTAAAATTaggtggaaacaacgttgattcaaacagtttttgcCAAGTGGGATGTGAGCAGGGATGTGATTGCGGGAGATAGTGAGAGAATTAAGTAAGTTTTACTGTGTTTGCGGGGGTGTTTTTAATCTGTCTTGTGTTCTTATAGGCTGCCCAGAGGAAGCTTCGCCAGGCCAGCACCAATGTCAAACACTGGAATGTTCAGATGAACCGACTGATGCGTCCTATTGGACCAGGAGGTAGGCTACGTCACACCACACCAGTGTCTTCATTGACTATAAAAAACATACACAGAAAGCTTAGGTTTGATATATTATCATGTTTGAGGCGCAGACAAAGCAAGGAGGAGTAGTCACGATCTGCAACATAAACACTGGTCGTGTCCCAAATTTTGACCGGTCAAAAATACTGCACTATAAatggaatcgggtgccatttgggatgcgtacACTGCCAAGAGCCTGCTGCTAAGTGCTCAGCCATGATTTATGCAATCAGGTCACTAGAATAAGCCTACGTTTCCTTGTGGTTTGGGTGGCTTTTAACTATGCACAAAGAGCATGTAGTGGATAAGACCTACAGTAGTAGGTGTATAGTATGCTAAAGGTCCCTCTTTCTCACGGTGGTAGCAGCTGGGGTTTGTCAAGCTCATTTTAGAAGACGTCTTCCTCAAACATAGTGTAGACAAGACGCGTTCGTGCATTTCTATTTTATTGATCTTAATCATATTTTGAACTGAAACGCCCTGGCTCTACTCTACATGTCACCCTTACCAGGTGACATGCCACCACTCTCCCTGCATGGCAGACACAGAATCACATGGATCTGTCTCCTATCTTTGCCAAAGTTAGACAGCTTCAAGTTAGACCAATTACATTTCAAGGGGTGACTGATATTTTAGCTGCAGACAACCCTGGTTTTCTTTGATGACATTGTTTCTTCAGTGCCATATAtgttaaaataaatgtttgttgTTCTGTCTCCTGATCTCCCTCCCATGGTTCTAGAGAAGAGACCATCAGGGGGTGGCTCTTTCTCCAGCTTCCAGATCCCATCCCAGAGAGATCCAGGTCTGCGTCTGAGACAGAGGTCTGAGGATCCAGACGAGGAAAGCAAGGAAAACGTGGACAACAGCAGCAGTGCAGGGTCGgggtgtgaaggagagagagaagagaggcgtcTCTCTCAGGCCTCTAACGGAGACATGGACATTCCCTGAGGATCATATGGTGCTTCTCATCAAAGCCTAACTCATCAACTGTTtattttgtttgtgttttttcTAATGGAAAAGCAAGGTGGAGAACCTTTTAGTATGAAATCATATTTTTAGGTTAACTTCCTGTCAATTGCTGGGTAGGATAAAGGGAAAGTAAACACACTGTTCAAATGTTCTCCCACAAACATTTTTGTAATTGTATTAACTTTTTAGTAGTTTGTATTATTCTCTCACCTTTTCTCACAGTATGTTATAACAGATCTCCATGTTTTAATGAAGAATGAAAGAACCATAATGCACCACTATGAATTTTGTAGATATATTTACTAAGTAGTTTGTAACCTCGTCCCCAGGCTCAATTGAGCTGGCTGGCAGACCAGATTAAATGGTTTGGAATCTAGTTTTTGCTCGCCTCTTTGTGTGTCTCCATTAAAAGTATTATCAAACGATAACGGGTTGGGCTCGATATGCAAACAGAGAGGACTGATTTGTAGAGGGAAACTAATGCAAACTGCTTCTGTGGTCTCTATTTCCTGTTTCCGTTGTAAGTCAACAGAGATCAAGGCTCTTTCTGGGGTGCCTGCCTTACCTACATATTATGCAATGTTGACGTGGCAGTTTCTCAATTGTCGTGTCTAATTCAAGGGTATTCTCTTGCTTTTTATTTGAGTGCATCCATTGCAttatttacactgagtgtacaaaatattaggaacaccttcctaatatgctttccaat
The sequence above is a segment of the Oncorhynchus nerka isolate Pitt River linkage group LG20, Oner_Uvic_2.0, whole genome shotgun sequence genome. Coding sequences within it:
- the LOC115102654 gene encoding differentially expressed in FDCP 6 homolog translates to MESYAAVDMDLRSELLKSIWYGFTALDLEKSGKVSKSQLKVLSHNLCTVLSIPHDPVALEEHFRDDDDGPVSSQGYMPYLNKYILDKVEEGCFVKEQVDELCWTLTAKKNYKPAKDNKNVLPGKDAFHLWSLFNFLSEDKYPLVMVPDEVEYLLKKICMAMSVELNCVELEDFISQDAVRQNGFTVWSFLEMMNTGKITRGMGQEITSMAIEEVYREIVADVLKEGYLWKKSQLRRNWKERWFTLRPITLDYYTSEDRKERQGSIALDGNCCVEVLPDRDGKRCMFCLKTLSKTYEMSASDTKQRQEWTAAIQTAIRLHTEGKTSLHKDLKLKRREQREQREKRRLAKEEEQQRFQALQEEKERKLAELELLKEAQRQAQALLEQDEMRRRQHHEEMQQALEVQLREAKESRATMQAEMVLKEEEAERQRKRIKELEEMQTSLEEALQQEIKARRDEEVFRYAQTGLLSEEEDKMKALMALQEEQEEYILKTQREKQELRQEMENKSRALEEAQRQLEEVRANRYRVDQDVVAAQRKLRQASTNVKHWNVQMNRLMRPIGPGEKRPSGGGSFSSFQIPSQRDPGLRLRQRSEDPDEESKENVDNSSSAGSGCEGEREERRLSQASNGDMDIP